The following proteins are co-located in the Cydia pomonella isolate Wapato2018A chromosome 19, ilCydPomo1, whole genome shotgun sequence genome:
- the LOC133528281 gene encoding signal recognition particle subunit SRP54, with product MVLADLGRKITTALQSLSRATIINEEVLNSMLKEICAALLEADVNIRLVKNLRENVRAVIDFDEMAGGLNKRRMIQSAVFKELVKLVDPGVKPYQPVKGKPNIIMFVGLQGSGKTTTCTKLAYHYLRKNWKSSLVCADTFRAGAYDQVKQNCTKARIPFYGSYTEVDPVVIATTGVEMFKKEGFEMIIVDTSGRHKQEESLFEEMLAVANAIKPDNIIFVMDATIGQACEAQARAFKEKVDIGSVIITKLDGHAKGGGALSAVAATQSPIIFIGTGEHIDDLEPFKTKPFINKLLGMGDIEGLLDKVNELKLDDNDELLEKLKHGQFTLRAMYEQFQNIMKMGPFSQIMGMIPGFSQDLMSKGSEQESMAKLKRLMTIMDSMNEGELDHRDGAKLFSKQPTRITRVAQGAGVTERDVKDLIAQYTKFAAVVKKMGGIKGLFKGGDMAKNVNQTQMAKLNQQMAKMMDPRILQQMGGMSGLHNMMRQLQQGSSGMNSLMGGK from the exons atGGTTTTAGCAGATTTAGGTCGGAAAATCACGACAGCTTTACAGTCCCTTAGTCGGGCTACCATTATCAATGAAGAG GTTCTGAATTCTATGCTAAAAGAAATTTGTGCTGCCTTGTTGGAAGCAGATGTTAATATCCGTCTAGTGAAGAACCTCCGCGAGAATGTGCGCGCTGTTATCGACTTCGACGAGATGGCTGGAGGCCTCAACAAGCGGCGGATGATCCAGTCAGCTGTGTTCAAAGAACTTGTCAAG CTTGTAGACCCAGGAGTAAAGCCATATCAGCCAGTGAAAGGAAAACCAAACATCATCATGTTTGTAGGTCTCCAGGGGTCTGGAAAGACCACAACTTGCACAAAGCTGGCTTACCACTACTTAAGAAAGAACTGGAAGTCAAGTTTAGTGTGTGCTGACACATTCAGAGCTGGCGCTTATGATCAAGTCAAACAGAATTGTACTAAGGCCAGAATACCCTTTTATGGAAG TTACACTGAAGTGGATCCTGTGGTGATAGCCACAACTGGCGTGGAGATGTTTAAGAAGGAGGGCTTTGAGATGATCATTGTGGATACCAGTGGACGGCATAAGCAAGAGGAATCACTATTTGAAGAGATGTTGGCAGTTGCCAATGccatt AAACCCGACAACATTATCTTCGTGATGGACGCCACAATAGGTCAAGCTTGTGAAGCGCAAGCCAGAGCCTTCAAGGAGAAGGTAGACATTGGTTCAGTCATCATCACCAAATTGGACGGTCACGCTAAGGGAGGAGGTGCACTTTCAGC TGTAGCGGCAACACAGAGTCCCATCATCTTCATAGGCACAGGAGAACACATTGACGACCTGGAGCCATTCAAAACGAAACCGTTCATAAACAAACTGCTCGGCATGGGCGACATTGAGGGCCTGCTCGACAAGGTCAACGAACTCAAGCTGGACGACAATGACGAGCTGCTGGAGAAGCTGAAACATGGCCAGTTCACGCTGCGCGCTATGTACGAACAGTTCCAGAATATCATGAAGATGGGACCCTTTTCACAGATTATG GGCATGATCCCAGGCTTCTCACAAGACCTTATGTCTAAAGGCAGTGAACAGGAGTCAATGGCTAAACTGAAACGACTCATGACCATCATGGACTCAATGAACGAGGGCGAGCTCGACCATCGCGACGGTGCCAAACTCTTCTCGAAGCAGCCCACCCGCATCACCCGGGTAGCTCAAGGCGCGGGTGTCACAGAGAGAGACGTGAAAGACCTGATTGCTCAATACACCAAATTCGCCGCTGTTGTCAAGAAAATGGGAGGCATAAAGGGCTTATTCAAAGGCGGTGATATGGCTAAGAACGTTAACCAAACACAGATGGCTAAACTCAACCAACAAATGGCTAAGATGATGGACCCAAGGATCCTACAGCAGATGGGCGGGATGTCGGGACTACACAACATGATGAGGCAGCTGCAACAGGGCTCAAGCGGGATGAATAGTCTGATGGGCGGCAAATGA
- the LOC133528636 gene encoding CCA tRNA nucleotidyltransferase 1, mitochondrial, producing the protein MITKSFLSKLKLCRFLKVRVFSSNTIPERRRVRSKVDMELKCRDNPVVVKLDTPEFHNIFTQEVIDLKKLFDKYQYEIRIAGGAVRDLLMGLQPKDLDFATPATPQQMKDMFTAENIRMINISGEKHGTITPRINDKENFEVTTLRVDLVTDGRHAEVEFTTDWRLDANRRDLTINSMFLGFEGNVYDYFYGYDDLKQRRVVFVGDADIRIKEDYLRIMRYFRFYGRIAERPDNHDRETLEVIRNNAEGLQNISGERIWMELKKILQGSFSGALLKTILDVGLGKHIGLPIDPNIEELDRVLIRGRHLGLHPMSYLAALLRDMDEVTVLQRRLKFSGYDREMLYYIVEHRENKEGARPLLPYEKLVLNTKIKQKDAVDYVREVLKYRGDEKLLEEFNGWEIPRFPMSGKILKDNGVPPGKMYGAIISKLKDIWIDNNYMQTADDLAKLIPGIIEKIDMRK; encoded by the exons ATGATTACAAAATCTTTTTTGAGTAAACTCAAATTGTGTCGTTTTCTGAAAGTCAGg GTTTTCAGTAGTAATACTATTCCGGAACGGCGAAGAGTTCGTTCGAAAGTAGATATGGAGTTGAAATGCAGAGATAACCCAGTCGTGGTGAAGTTGGATACGCCTGaatttcataatattttcaCACAGGAGGTTATAGATTTGAAGaaattatttgataaatatcagTATGAAATAAGGATTGCTGGTGGCGCAGTAAG AGATCTGCTAATGGGTTTGCAACCAAAGGATCTTGATTTTGCTACACCAGCTACACCACAGCAAATGAAAGACATGTTCACAGCTGAAAACATAAGGATGATAAACATCAGTGGAGAAAAGCACGGCACCATCACTCCAAGAATCAATGACAAAGAGAACTTTGAAGTAACCACACTAAGAGTAGATCTTGTGACTGATGGGCGACATGCAGAGGTAGAGTTTACAACAGATTGGAGGCTTGATGCAAATCGAAGAGATTTGACAATCAATTCCATGTTTTTGG GTTTCGAAGGCAATGTTTATGATTACTTTTATGGGTATGATGATTTGAAACAGAGAAGAGTAGTTTTTGTGGGAGATGCTGATATTAGGATAAAGGAAGACTATCTCAGAATCATGAGGTATTTCCGCTTCTATGGCAGAATAGCTGAGAGGCCAGACAATCATGACAGAGAAACTCTTGAAGTTATTAGAAATAATGCTGAGGGATTGCAAAATATATCAGGAGAAAGAATCTGGATGGAGCTAAAGAAGATCCTGCAGGGCTCATTTTCAGGAGCTCTTTTAAAGACAATATTGGATGTAGGATTAGGAAAACATATtg gattgCCCATTGATCCTAACATTGAGGAGCTAGACAGAGTACTGATAAGAGGGAGGCACCTGGGCCTGCATCCAATGAGTTACCTAGCTGCATTGCTGCGGGATATGGATGAAGTCACAGTTTTACAAAGAAGGCTCAAGTTCTCAGGATATGACCGAGAGATGTTGTATTACATTGTAGAGCACAGAGAGAATAAAGAGGGTGCCAGGCCTTTATT GCCATATGAAAAATTAGTtctaaacacaaaaataaaacaaaaagatGCTGTGGATTATGTTCGTGAAGTACTGAAATACAGAGGTGACGAAAAACTGCTAGAAGAGTTTAACGGATGGGAGATACCCCGATTCCCAATGAGTGGCAAAATCCTCAAAGATAATGGTGTGCCACCAGGAAAGATGTATGGTGCAATAATCTCTAAACTGAAAGATATCTGGATAGACAACAACTACATGCAAACAGCAGATGACTTGGCAAAACTTATACCTGGTATTATAGAAAAAATTGAcatgagaaaataa
- the LOC133528491 gene encoding abscission/NoCut checkpoint regulator — MSFYEDIERIGAGKDNSSTGSSCNRRIQNDKDQEIQARLQKLKENEKVKASEEEISRRLQNIKGEVPTTSDAELLERLAKLRGVPVATLQTKAVLVAPDTRSEQEQADDLLKQYQAKTAIDTKYTDEFNGLVTDMESRLQSLKGNGGPSQTHNVNPEDTPSEDEEDTIKKIIERLKTEALLDEQLSPTSNDELPFCEICNEDATMRCVGCQYLFCKRCFLDHKDDDDGCDRYEPYTPPNRTSV; from the exons ATGTCATTCTATGAAGATATTGA GCGAATTGGAGCTGGTAAAGATAATTCCAGCACTGGCAGTAGCTGTAACCGAAGGATACAAAATGATAAAGATCAAGAAATACAAGCCAGATTACAAAAGTTAAAAGAAAATGAGAAAGTCAAAGCTTCTGAGGAGGAAATATCAAGGCGTCTCCAAAACATCAAAGGAGAAGTGCCAACAACTTCTGATGCTGAACTGCTGGAGCGATTGGCGAAATTAAGAGGTGTACCAGTAGCTACATTACAAACTAAA GCTGTGCTGGTAGCACCTGACACAAGGTCAGAACAGGAGCAAGCAGATGATTTACTTAAGCAATATCAAGCTAAGACAGCCATTGATACCAAATATACTGATGAATTTAATGGTTTGGTTACTGATATGGAGTCCCGACTGCAGAGTTTAAAAGGAAATGGGGGTCCTTCTCAAACACATAATGTTAATCCTGAAGACACACCCTCAGAGGATGAAGAAGATACCATTAAGAAGATTATAGAAagg ttGAAAACTGAAGCCCTTCTTGATGAACAACTTAGCCCCACAAGCAATGATGAGCTACCTTTTTGTGAAATATGCAATGAAGATGCTACTATGCGCTGTGTTGGTTGCCAGTACCTGTTCTGCAAACGCTGCTTCTTGGACCAcaaggatgatgatgatggctgTGATAGATATGAACCCTACACTCCACCCAATCGCACCTctgtttaa
- the LOC133528283 gene encoding 26S proteasome regulatory subunit 4, which produces MGQNQSGGGSGGDKKDDKDKKKKYEPPIPTRVGKKKRKAKGPDAALKLPQVTPHTRCRLKLLKLERIKDYLLMEEEFIRNQERLKPQEEKIEEERSKVDDLRGTPMSVGNLEEIIDDNHAIVSTSVGSEHYVSILSFVDKDQLEPGCSVLLNHKVHAVVGVLGDDTDPMVSVMKLEKAPQETYADIGGLDTQIQEIKESVELPLTHPEYYEEMGIKPPKGVILYGPPGTGKTLLAKAVANQTSATFLRVVGSELIQKYLGDGPKLVRELFRVAEEHAPSIVFIDEIDAVGTKRYDSNSGGEREIQRTMLELLNQLDGFDSRGDVKVIMATNRIETLDPALIRPGRIDRKIEFPLPDEKTKRRIFTIHTSRMTLADDVNLSELIMSKDDLSGADIKAICTEAGLMALRERRMKVTNEDFKKSKESVLYRKKEGTPEGLYL; this is translated from the exons atg GGTCAGAATCAGTCTGGCGGAGGAAGCGGTGGAGACAAAAAAGATGACAAGGATAAGAAGAAGAAGTACGAACCCCCGATCCCTACGAGGGTTGGCAAGAAGAAGCGCAAGGCTAAGGGGCCTGATGCAGCCCTGAAGCTGCCTCAAGTCACCCCACACACCAGATGTAGACTGAAGTTGTTGAAATTGGAGAGAATAAAGGACTACTTGTTGATGGAGGAGGAATTTATCCGCAACCAGGAGAGACTGAAGCCCCAAGAGGAGAAGATTGAGGAGGAAAGGTCTAAG GTTGATGACCTGAGAGGCACACCTATGTCTGTAGGCAACCTGGAGGAGATTATAGATGACAACCATGCCATAGTGTCCACGTCTGTGGGCAGCGAGCATTATGTCAGCATCCTGTCCTTTGTGGACAAGGATCAGCTGGAGCCTGGCTGCTCTGTATTGTTAAACCATAAG GTACATGCAGTAGTAGGAGTGCTAGGGGATGACACCGACCCTATGGTGTCAGTCATGAAGCTGGAAAAGGCTCCTCAGGAGACTTATGCTGACATTGGTGGCCTGGACACGCAAATTCAGGAAATTAAG GAATCAGTAGAGCTACCTCTAACTCACCCAGAGTACTATGAGGAAATGGGCATCAAGCCTCCTAAGGGTGTTATCCTGTACGGGCCACCCGGCACTGGCAAGACTTTGCTGGCCAAAGCTGTTGCCAACCAGACCTCTGCCACATTCCTGCGTGTTGTTGGTTCTGAACTAATCCAGAAGTACTTG GGTGATGGGCCGAAGCTGGTGCGAGAGCTGTTCAGAGTGGCTGAAGAGCATGCACCATCAATTGTCTTCATCGATGAAATTGATGCTGTGGGCACAAAACG GTATGACTCGAATTCTGGTGGTGAAAGAGAAATTCAAAGAACTATGTTGGAGCTGCTAAATCAATTAGATGGATTTGATTCTCGAGGTGATGTTAAA GTGATCATGGCTACAAACCGCATAGAAACCCTAGATCCTGCCCTCATTCGCCCCGGCCGTATTGACAGAAAGATCGAGTTCCCGCTCCCTGATGAGAAGACCAAGAGAAGGATCTTCACCATCCACACCTCGAGGATGACTTTGGCTGACGACGTGAATTTGTCAGAACTCATTATGTCTAAGGATGATCTCTCTGGTGCTGACATTAAG GCTATATGTACAGAGGCTGGTTTGATGGCGCTAAGAGAACGGCGCATGAAGGTCACTAATGAAGACTTCAAGAAGTCCAA